From the genome of Pseudomonas helvetica:
TTTCCGGTGGGGTCCTGCTGCTGGTGGTCGGCCTGTTAGGGGCGATCGGCCTCGGCTACTCGGCACGGCGCCGTCTCGACAAGTTGAGCGACTCGATCAAAGGCATCATCGAGGGCGACTTGAGCAGCCGCTTGCCCACCCTGGGCAACAACGATGACATCGACCGCCTCGCCAACGTCGTCAACGGCATGCTCGATGAACTGGAACGCTTGATGAGCGAGGTCAAGGGCGTCTGTGACGACATCGCCCACGACCTGCGCACGCCCCTGACCCGGCTGATTGCCGGCCTTGAGCGCGCGCAACGGCGGGGTCTGCGCGAGGACGAATACGCCGCCAGCATTGATTCGGCCCTGACCGAGGCCAAGGGCCTGCTGCTGACGTTCCGTGCCTTGCTGCGCATTTCCGAAATTGAGGACAGCGCACGACGCAGCCACTTTGCGCCGGTCGATCTGAACCTGATTGGCGCCGATGCCACCGAACTCTACGAACCGCTGGCCGAGGAGCGCGGCATCAGCCTGGCGTTCCATGCCGGCGCGCAGCCAACGCTGATCGCTGGCGATGCGCAACTGCTGTTCGATGCCTGCTGCAATCTGCTGGATAACGCGATCAAGTTCTCACCCGACCATAGCAGCGTCAGTCTCAGCGTCATCAGCGACGCAACGGGCGTCGGTATTCGGGTAGTCGATAACGGTCCGGGAATTGCGGAAGACGAGCGCGAGGCGGTATTTCGCCGGCTCTACCGTTCAGAACTGAGCCGTCACACACCCGGCAACGGGTTGGGCTTGAGCATGGTGTCGGCCGTGGCGCGGTTGCACGACATGAAGCTTGCGGTCTACGACGCGGCCCCGGGTTGCCGAATCGATCTGCTGGGAAAACAGACTCACGAAACAGCTTGAAACAATCGGTCTCGGGCGGCTCTTGCCGCCTTCCCGACGACCTCACCCGAGGTCTTGGCGCAGGCGTCTTTGGTCGATGGCAATGCAATTAAAATCAAACAATTAGCTGTCGTTAAGGGTGGGTTAAGCGTTCCAGCGAAATTTTCACATTCGTTTCACTTATCCCCCACTTGCCCGCCTCTACATTGATCATCACAAATCGACCTTCAATGCTCGCGTTTTCCGTGAACTGTCTATCCTGACTGCTTGAACGGAATCGACATTCTTCGTCTCAATACGACTTACAGGTGAAAGGCGTGGTTAATACTGTATTACCCAAGGACTCGCCTAAACGAGCGGTCAAAAAACGGTTTCTGAAGGTCACGCTAGCGGCGTCGGCAGTGATAGTGGCCGCTCTGGTCACGGGGTTCACCTTGTGGCCCCGGTCTCCAGCGATGCTGGCGGAAAGTGATCACATGGCAACGGCTGGCGTATTCCAACACTGGCAGGCAGGCGATGTGGTGGTGCTGGTTCGACATGCCGAACGCTGCGATCAGTCGAAAAACCCGTGCCTGGGCCCGGCCGATGGCATTACCCAGGTAGGCAGCGCGGCATCGACGGACGTCGGCAAGGGGTTCAACGCCCTGGGCATGGACCATGCGGATGTGTTCAGCAGCCCGGCGACCCGCACGATGCAAACCGCGCAGTACATGTTTGGCAAAGAGGCGTCGAATCAGGAATGGCTGGCCCAATGTGGCAAGACCATGCGTGACGATGTGGTCGCACACAAAACGGCACATCGCAACCTGGTCCTGGTCACGCACAGCGGCTGTATCAGCGACTTCGAGAAACAAACCGGCTTCAAGCATGCTCCCACCAGTCAGTACACCAGTTCCCTGTTCGTTTCGGTGACGGCTGACGGGCAGCTGAAAGTGCTCGGCATTGTGAATTCCGGGGACTGGCCAGCCGTGCTTGATAAGCGATTCGCCAGCAAATAATACGGTTTGCCAGGACACGCCAGCGCTGTTAACGAACTCAAAAAATAAAGCCATTACGGCAGTTCGCCAGCGCTCGCGTACATTCGAAACAAATTGAATAACTTTATTTTTTTCAGCGAGTTACTGAAAATCCGGGGATTTCACGCTTGAATGCCTGTTTGGGGAAAATCCTCAATGGAAGACTCGACGCTCCACTTGTAGCATGCGGTGCCCGCTCACAGCGGCTCACTCACCTGCACCCGTCCAGTCCGCTGCCAGGAGGCCCAGGAATGTCATGCGTCGACTTTATCCTTTTGCCGAGTAATGCGGCCGGCTCGCCACAGCGATGCCTGCGCCCCTGCACGCGTCCTTGTTGAAGAAGACCGGCGCAGCATCGAACGTCGTAACCAAAACACCAAAAACCGAGCAACGTCTTCCGGTATCAAGGCCGTCCCATGAAGCGAAAAATAATACTCGTCACGTATCACTTTACTGATTGCTCACGCAGCAATCCGAACCGCCGAATGAAGTCGCAGGGAGCACGAGTCAAATGATCAAGCGCTGGGCTCTACCCTGCCTGTTATTGGCCTTCGGTCTGTTCTACCTGTTGCCGATGGTCGGCCACGGGCTATGGATTCCTGACGAACCCCGTTACGCGCAGATCAGTCAGGAGATGTTGCTGAGCGGTGACTGGGTGTCTCCGCACTTCATGGGCTTTCGCTACTTCGAGAAACCCATTGCCGGTTACTGGATGATCGCCATCGGTCAGGCGATCTTCGGCGAGAACCTGTTTGGCGTGCGTATTGCCTCGGCAGTCGCCACCGGGTTGAGTGTGTGGCTGGCATATCTGATCGCCCGTCGCCTGTGGAACGATCCGCGCAAAAGTTTCGCTGCCGCCCTGCTCTACATGAGCTTCGGCCTGATCGCCGGCCAGGCTGGCTACTCCAACCTCGATCCGCAGTTTACCTTCTGGGTCAACCTGAGCCTGGTTGCCCTGTGGTTTGCCCTGGATAACAAAACCCCACGCAGTAAACTCGGGGCCTGGGCGCTGCTCGGCTTCGCCTGCGGCATGGGTTTCCTGACCAAGGGCTTCCTTGCCTGGCTGTTGCCGGTGTTGATCGCACTGCCTTACATGATCTGGCAGAAGCGCTTTGGCGAACTGCTGCGCTATGGCCTCGTTGCGATGGTCGTCGCCATCATCGTCAGCCTGCCATGGGTACTGGCGATCAATAGTCACGAACCGGATTTCTGGCGGTTCTTCTTCTGGCACGAACACATTCGCCGGTTCGCCGCCGAAGATGCCCAGCACACCCGGCCGTGGTGGTTCTTCCTGCCAATCATGGTGGTTTCGAGCCTTCCGTGGGCAGCCCTGTTGCCCTCGACACTGGTTCAGGCCTGGAAAAACAAGACTCAGAACACCACCGGCTTCCTGTTGCTGTGGATGCTCCTGCCGCTGGTATTTTTCAGCCTGAGCAAAGGCAAGCTGCCGACCTACATTATGCCGTGCCTGCTGCCGCTGGCCTTGCTGATGGCCAGCACCCTGATCGATCTGGTGAGCGAGGCCCGTGGCCGGGCGATTCGTATCAACGGCCTGATCAACGTAACAATCGCGACGATTGCCCTGATTGTCCTGATCTATCTGCAGATCACCCGGCCGATCTTCGAAAACACCGAAATGTTCGCTATGTCGCTAGGCTTCATCGTGTTGGCCGGCTGGATCATCGCCAACGCCTTGCAAGCACTCCGGCCGCTGGTCTATTGGGCCGCTCCGGCGCTGGGTATCTGGCTACTGATCGCCTTGCTGCCAGCAGCCATGCCCGGCGTCATCGTCAACAGCAAAATGCCTGACCAGTTCATCGCCGAACATGTTCAGGAATTGAGCGAGACCACTTCGCTGCTGAGTAACGACCTGGGTGCGGCTTCGGCATTATCCTGGCGCCTGAAGCGCCCGCAAGTTGACCTGTACAACACTGTGGGTGAGTTGAAGTACGGTACCGATTTCCCTGAGGCAGCACACCGCAAAGTCGACATGAACAATGTCCAGCAGTGGATGACCGAAGCCCGTAAAAAGGGCTCGGTGGGTGTGGTCATGCGGGTGAAAAATGCCCTGGAAGAGCAGGAAGTCTTGCTGCTGCCAATCGACGGCAAGCACTACAAACGGGGCGAACTGGAGATCCTGATTTTCCCGAAACTGCCCTGACGATTCCTGATGCGCCGGTTTACCGGGTGACGATCTACAGATCGTCACCCGGCAAGTAGATGATCTGCATTTTCTGACCCCCGGCGCGCAGGTCGCGGCGCTCAAAGGCACGGCGCAATCCTGCTGCTGGCGGTCGAGACCGAAGGGAAATACCACATGAAGTCGCGGGAAACGGAAACACGCGCGCTGCTGATCCTGCTTGGGGTTTCAGCGTTACTCCTGTTATTGGGACTGGGCACTCGGGAACTTTGGGGCCCGGAAACCCGTTGGGCGAATATCACGCTGCAGATGCTGCAAAGCGATAACTACTTCGACCCGTACCTCATGGGCGGCTCCTATTACGACAAACCGCTGCCCTCCTACTGGTTGATTACCGCCACCACCTGGTTTACAGGCGGCCTGGGCCACTGGTCCTTACGTCTGTCTTCGGTGATTGCCGCCTGGCTGAGTGTCTGGCTGGTCTACTTGATCGGCGAGCAACTGTTTCGCAAAGGCACCGGTCTGATCGCCGGCTGGATGCTCGCAACCACCTTCTATTTCGTCTTTTGGGCCCGAGTCGCGACGGCTGACATTCTGACCGTCTGCGGTGTGCTGGCAGCAATCTGGTGGTACTGGCGCGGTCCGGACGACACGCGACTCGGGCGCTACTGCGTGTTCTTCCTGCTGCTGTCCGTAACCTCGCTGTTCAAAGGCCTGATCGGCTTTATCCTGCCCGGCCTGGTGCTGTTGCCGCATCTGCTGCAAGAAGGCCGCTGGAAACGTCACCTCAACCTGCGCCTGTGCGTCGCCCTGCTGGTTGCCGGCCTGGTCTATGCGGTGCCGTTCGTGTTGTCGAATATCTACGGCGCACCCACCTCCGCCCAGAGCGGTCTGGGGCTGGTCTTCCGGGAAAACGTGGTGCGGTTTTTCCAGCCGTTCGACCACATCGGGCCCATTTACACCTACCTGATCTACTTGCCGGTTTATACCCTGCCATGGGCACCGTACTGGGTGCTTGGGCTGTGGGTCGCGGCTCGTAACTGGCGCACACTCGAACCTAATGCCCGTTGGTTGATCTGGGGCCTGGGCTTGCTGTTCCTGTTCTTCACCGCCAGCGGTAGTCGACGCAGTTACTACGTTTTGCCGCTGGTACCATTTGCCCAACTGTTGGCGGCCTGGTGGGTCACCCGGCACATGGAAGAACGGCGCGCTGCCGGCAAAGCCGAAGGACGCGGCCTGAAGATCGGTTTTGGCGTCACCACGGCCCTGCTATTGCTGATCCTCGGGATTATCGTGCCCTGGAGCAACACCGGTGGCGGCGTCGTGCAATTCGGCAAGGACGTCAAGGCCCAGGCCAGCCTGATTGCGCCATGGAATCAATGGCGGATGGTGATGGTCGATGTCGACAACAAAGTCCCGATGTACCTGCAAAACGGCGGTGCGCCTTTCTACTACGTGCCCGAAAGCAAGGACTTCCCTCGCGAAGGCACCACCGCACAGTTCATGGCATGGCTGGAAAAGGACAGCGGCCAGCAGTGGAACCCGCAGCGCACCATCATTGTCGCGCACTACAAACGTGGCGATACGCTGCCGCTGAACTACCTCAGCGTCGACCACCAGGCCGTCGTCACGCAGCCAGACAACGGTGAACGGCTGATGCATCCGCGCTCGGATGCCAGCGTCGCCTTCATCCCCAACGCCCCCGCCCAATGAAAAATGATCGAGAGGCCCATCGGGCCTCTCGATCCTTCCCGGCACGGCTCACGTGAAATCAGTGAGCCAGTCGACGATAGTGTTTGAATTCAAACCACTCTGTCCTTCAAACTCCCTCCTTAGCGCCTCAATCTAAATACAAACGACATTGATTAACGACTTGTTTGACGCTTTTTTCACATATCCCGCACTACATTGCCGCCACCAAAATCTATGCGAATGATTCGCATTGTTCTGGGCGAGCTGCAGGGATTGCGGGAATCGAACAACAGGCTTGCCCATCTGATTCTTTATAAAACTGCAGGAGCTGCTAACAAAATGAATCATCGTCGCCCTTCGTTTCTGAAAATCGCGCTGCTCGCTACCGCTCTTATGGGGGCTGGCCATGTCTTTGCTGCGCCAAGCAGCGACGGCATCGTGGTCTATAACGCGCAGCATGAGACCCTGACCAAGGCCTGGGTCGAAGGTTTTACCCATGAAACAGGGATCAAGGTCACGCTGCGCAACGGCGATGACAGCGAGATGGGCAATCAGCTGGTGCAAGAAGGCGCGGCCTCCCCGGCAGACGTATTCCTGACCGAGAACTCCCCGGCCATGGTGCTGGTGGATAACGCCGGGCTGTTTACCCCTGTTGCGCCGTCGACCCTGGAGCAAATCGGTTCGGCCTATCGCCCGGCCCATGGCAAATGGGTGGGCATCGCCGCTCGCTCGACCGTGTTTGTCTACAACAAAGCCAAGCTGGCCGAAGCCGATCTGCCAAAGTCTCTGATGGACCTGGCTTCCCCAAGCTGGAAAGGTCGTTGGGCCGGTTCGCCTGCCGGCGCCGATTTCCAGGCCATCGTCGCCGCCGTACTGGAGCTCAAGGGCGAAGCCGCCACCCTGGAATGGTTGAAAGGCATGAAAGCCAACGCCACCGCCTACCGTGGCAACAGCGCTGTGCTCAAGGCAGTGAACGCCGGTCAGATTGAAGGCGGCGTGATCTACCACTACTACAGCTTCGTCGATCAGAGCAAAACCGGCGAAAACAGCAAGAACACCTCGCTGCACTACTTCAAGCACAAAGATCCGGGCGCGTTTGTCAGCCTCTCCGGTGGCGCTGTCCTGGCGTCCAGTAAACACCAGGAAGAAGCTCAGGCGTTCCTGAAGTGGATCACCGGCAAAGAAGGCCAGGCTATTCTGAAAAACGGTAACTCGTTTGAATACGCCGTAGGCCAGAAAGCCGAGTCGAACCCGAAACTGGTGCCGCTGGCGCAACTTGACGCGCCTGTGGTCGATGCCTCCAGACTCAACAGCAAAAAAGTTGTCGAGCTGATGACTCAGGCGGGGTTGTTGTAATCCGATGTCCAAGCCAGTCGCGCTGCCAGAAGCTAGTAAAGTCGTCGATCTGACGACTCTGGCCAACCCTCGTCAACACCCTCGCCGCGCCTCCGGAAGGCGCAGCGGTTCGTGGGTGGTGGCCATATCCATTCTGGTGTCGTTGCTGGCCCTGCTGCCGTTGGCGTTTGTCATCGGCATTTCCATCAAGACCGGCTGGGCGACAATTGCCGAGCTGGTCTTCAGGCCCCGAGTGGCCGAACTTTTGATCAACACCGTGTTGCTGGTGGTGATCACGATTCCCCTGTGTATCGCGCTCGGCGTGGCACTCGCCTGGTTGACCGAACGCACCGATTTGCCGGGCCGCCGCCTCTGGTCGGTGCTGGCAACGGCACCGATTGCGGTGCCGGCCTTTGTCCACAGTTATGCCTGGGTCAGCCTGGTGCCACCGATTCACGGGTTGTTTGCCGGGGTGCTGGTTTCGGTTATCGCCTACTTCCCGTTCCTCTATCTGCCAGTCGCCGCCACCTTGCGGCGTCTTGATCCGGCCATCGAGGATGTCTCCGAATCGCTGGGCCTGAAGCCCTGGGCGGTGTTTTTCCGGGTCGTGCTGCCGCAACTGCGCCTGGCCATCTGTGGCGGCGCCTTGCTGGTCGGCCTGCACTTGCTGGCCGAATACGGCCTGTACGCGATGATTCGCTTCGACACCTTCACCACGGCGATCTTCGACCAGTTCCAGTCGAGCTTCAACGGCCCGGCGGCGAACATGCTGGCCGGGGTGCTGGCGCTGTGCTGCCTGCTGATGTTGACCGCTGAATCCGCATCACGTGGCCACGCCCGTTACGCACGAGTCGGTTCCGGCAGTGCGCGCCTGCAACGCACTCAGCGGCTGACACGCAACACCAAAGCCGCAGCATTGTTGCTGCCAATCATCACCAGCGTGCTGGCCCTCGGTGTGCCGCTGATTACCCTGGCCCAATGGTTGATTGCCGGTGGCGCGGACGTCTGGCGCATGGCGGAAATACTTCCGGCATTGAAGCAGACCCTCGTTCTGGCCAGTGTCGGCGCGCTCATCACCACCTGCGCAGCCGTTCCGGTGGCCTGGTTGTCGATACGCTCGCCGGGGCGCCTGCATCGCATCCTGGAAAGCTGCAACTACATCACCAGTTCATTGCCGGGAATCGTCGTGGCACTGGCCCTGGTGACCGTCACCATCAGCTTTGCCCGACCGATTTACCAGACCACCATCACGGTACTGCTGGCGTACCTGCTGATGTTCTTGCCACGCGCGCTGGTCAGTTTGCGCGCCGGTATTGCCCAGGCACCGGTAGAACTGGAAAATATCGCCCGCAGCCTGGGCCGCTCGCCGAGCCAGGCGCTCTGGCTGATTACCATGCGCCTGGCCGCACCAGGGGCCGCCGCCGGCGCAGCGCTGGTGTTTCTGGCGATCACCAATGAACTGACCGCGACCCTGTTGCTCTCGCCAAGTGGCACCCGCACCCTGGCCACCGGTTTTTGGGCCATGACCAGCGAAATTGACTACGCCGCAGCGGCCCCTTATGCGCTGATCATGATTTTGCTGTCGCTTCCGTTGACCGCGCTTCTCTATCATCAATCCAAACGCACGGCAGGCCGATGAACGCTCTCGAACTGAACTCCATCTACAAAACCTTCGGCGCCCTGCCTGCCTTGGACAACGTCAGCCTGTCGGTGCCAGCGGGCAGTCGCACGGCCATCGTCGGCCCTTCCGGCTCGGGCAAGACCACCCTGCTGCGGATGATTGCCGGGTTCGAGTTTCCCGATTCCGGCAGCATCACGCTCAACGGCCAGACACTGGTCGATGGTTCGACCGAAGTCCCCGCGCATCAGCGCATGATTGGTTATGTGCCACAGGACGGTGCGCTGTTTCCACACATGACGGTTGCCGGCAACATTGCCTTTGGACTGTCGGGTGATGCCGCCTTGAAGCAAGCACGCGTCGCCGAGCTGATGGACATGGTGTCGCTGGATGCACGCATGAGCCAGCGCTGGCCGCACGAGCTTTCCGGTGGTCAGCAACAACGGGTAGCCCTGGCCCGCGCCTTGGCGCAACGACCTCGGCTGATGCTGCTGGACGAACCCTTCTCGGCGCTGGACACCGGCCTGCGGGCGTCCATGCGCAAGATGGTTGCCAAACTTCTGTCAGACACCGGCGTGACCACCATCCTGGTGACTCACGATCAGTCCGAAGCGTTGTCATTTGCCGATCAATTGGCCGTGATGCGCCAGGGTCGGTTGGTGCAGACCGGGCAACCGATGGACCTGTACCTGCATCCTCGCGATGAAGAAACGGCGCTGTTCCTCGGGGATGCCGTGGTCATGCCGGCGCAGATCGAAAATGGCTACGCGATCTGCGACCTGGGACGGGTTCATGTCAGCAGTACCTCGCCAAACGGTGCAGCGCAGATCATGTTGCGGCCCGAGCAGTTGCAGATTTCCAGTCAGCCCGCCGATCTGGAACAGGTGGATGGCTGCATCGGGGTGGTGACCGATCGCGACTTTGGCGGCAATACCTGCACCTTGACGGTGGAACTGAAGCAACCCTCACCTGCTACGGATGGACAGTCAGCAAGCCGCTCGTTGCTGGTTCGCAGTTCCGGGGTACACGCACCGGCCGCTGGCAGCCTGGTACACATTTCAACGCTCGGCAGCGCGCACGTGTTGACTGAGCCTGCTCGCCGCCAGGCGGTTGCGACGCCATAGCTTGCAGCTTGACGCGAACTCAGGGTGAAGTAGTCTTGGCAAGCTATTTACTATCTTTTTAGCGATGTGCGGGCCAATTGACGATTTTTCCTTGCAGCGCCTGAAAAATGGCAACAGCTGTCAGAAAGGGCTGTAAGTGTTGAAAAACCCTGAACATTTGCTGTAAAGGTTACAGTTAAACATTCTCGACACCGGTTTTTCATGTCCCTTTCACATTTTCGAGATTACCCTCTGCGCATCCGGAGCGATGCCTTTGGGCCACTCAAACTGCGGAGCGACAAAATAAAAGTCAATTAGTGCACTTTTTCCAGAAGATTGGTTAACTGATTGATATACTTTTTGTTTTTTCGTCTACGCTGTCACCGACTTCGCCTCGAGGCACCGCTTCGAGCTGATTCGCAAGTTGTGCTCCGACTTGCCGCCTTCAAGGGCTGTTGACATATCCAAACCCGAGGTCCACATGAATCAGGCTTTTCTCCCCTTCTCTCGCCCAAGCATCGGTGATGAAGAAATTGCCGCTGTTGAGCAGGTGTTGCGCTCTGGCTGGATCACCACCGGGCCGAAAAACCAGGAGCTGGAGGAGCAATTCGCACAGTACACAGGCTGCCAGCACGCCGTCGCACTGTCTTCTGCAACCGGTGGCATGCACATCACGCTACTGGCGCTGGGTATCGGCCCTGGCGATGAAGTGATCACGCCTTCGCAGACCTGGGTCTCGACCGCCAACATGATCTGCCTGTTGGGCGCTACCCCGGTATTTGTCGACGTCGACCGTGACACCCTGATGACCGATGTCCAGGCCATCGAAGCCGCCATTACCCCGCGCACCAAAGCCATCATCCCGGTGCACTACGCCGGTGCTGCGTTTGATCTCGACCCGCTCTATGCGCTGGCAGACAAACATGGCATCGCCGTCATCGAAGACGCCGCCCATGCCGCCGGTACCCGTTACCGTGGCCGCGCCATTGGCGCTCAGGGCACCGCGATCTTCTCGTTCCACGCGATCAAGAACATGACCTGCGCCGAAGGCGCAATGTTCGTCAGCGACAATCAAGCGCTGGCCGATCGAGTGCGCATGCTCAAGTTCCATGGCCTCGGCGTAGACGCCTACGATCGCCTGACCCACGGCCGTAAACCTCAGGCCATGGTCATCGAGCCTGGCTTCAAGTACAACCTGGCCGACATCAACGCAGCCATTGCACTGGTGCAGCTACAGCGCCTCGACGAGATCAACGCCAAACGCACCGCATTGGCGCAGACCTACCTGCAACGCCTCGAAGGCCTGCCGGTACAACCGCTGAGTGTGCCGACCTACCCGCAACAACACGCCTGGCACCTGTTTATACTGCGCATCGACGCCGAGCGTTGCGGGATGGATCGCGAGGCGTTCATGAAGGCCCTGCAAGAACAGAATATCGGTACGGGTATTCACTTTGTGGCCACCCACCTGCACACTTACTACCGTCAGCGATTCCCGGGCATTCATCTGCCCAATACCGAATGGAACTCGGCACGACTGTGCTCGATCCCGCTGTTCCCCGACATGACTACCGACGATGTCGAACGCGTCGTTGGCGCCATTGAAAACATTCTGGACTGAAGCCTTTGAAGCCATATCCAATTAACTGCGTGTCGATCGTTATCCCGGTCTACAACGAAGAAGAAAGCTTGCCTGAATTGCTGCGCCGGACCGAAGCGGCCTGTCAGCTACTCAAACACGAGTACGAAATCGTCCTGGTCGATGACGGCAGCCGTGACAATTCGGCGCAAATTCTCGAAGAAGCCGCCGAGCGCGAAGGCAGCCAGGTCGTTGCGGTCATTCTCAATCGCAACTACGGCCAGCACGCGGCAATCATGGCCGGTTTCGAGCATTGCAAAGGCGATGTGGTCATTACCCTCGACGCCGACCTGCAGAACCCGCCGGAAGAAATCCCCCGTCTGGTGGAACAGGCCGAGCTGGGCTACGACGTGGTTGCCACCGTGCGCAACAATCGCCAGGACTCGGCCCTGCGCCGCTGGCCGTCGAAACTGATCAACCTGGCCGTGCAACGCTCCACCGGTGTCGCCATGAGCGATTACGGCTGCATGCTGCGCGCCTACCGCCGCACCATCGTCGACGCCATGCTGGCCTGCCGTGAACGCAGCACCTTCATCCCGATCCTGGCCAACAGCTTCGCCCGCCACACCACCGAGATTCTGGTGCAGCACGCCGAGCGCGAGCATGGCGAGTCGAAGTACAGCCCGATGCGCCTGATCAGCCTGATGTTCGATCTGCTGACCTGCATGACCACTACCCCGCTGCGACTGCTGAGCATCATCGGTTTCAGTCTGGCGGCGCTGGGCATGTTGTTTGCCTTCCTGCTGATCTTCCTGCGCCTGATCTTCGGCGCCAGCTGGGCAGGAGGTGGCACCTTCGTACTGTTCGCCGTGCTCTTTGTGTTCACTGGCGGCCAATTCATCGGCATGGGCCTTCTGGGTGAATACCTGGGCCGCATGTACAGCGATGTCCGCGCCCGTCCGCGGTTCTTTATCGAAAAAATCCTACGTAACAAACCCGCTAGTCCTGCTCCCGTTGCCACTGTCGACGGTCTGCCTTCCACCACTACTGATCAGGTTTCGCCATGAGTTCAAAAGCTGTTGTTTTCGCCTATCACGACATTGGCTGTGCAGGTATCGAAGCACTGCTCAACGCAGGTTTCGAGATTGCTGCCGTGTTCACCCACGCCGACGATCCGAAGGAAAACACCTTCTACGGCTCGGTCGCTCAACTGTGCGCCCGCAAAGGCATTCCTGTGCACGCACCGGAAGACGTCAACCACCCACTGTGGATCGAGCGCATTGCCAAGCTGAACCCGGACTACCTGTTCTCGTTCTACTACCGCAACCTGTTGGGCGAGCAACTGCTGGCTACCGCCCGCAAAGGCGCGTTCAACCTGCACGGTTCGTTGCTGCCAACCTACCGCGGCCGCGCTCCAGCAAACTGGGTACTGGTCAACGGTGAAACCGAAACCGGCGTGACCCTGCACCGCATGGTCAAGCGTGCCGACGCTGGCGCAATCATTGCCCAGCAACGCGTCGCGATCGAGCGTGCCGACACCGCACTGACCCTGCACGGCAAGCTGCGTGAAGCTGCTTCGAACCTGCTGCGTGACACCCTGCCATTGCTGGCTCAGGGCAAAATCACCGAAACCGCCCAGGACGAATCCAAAGCCTCTGTTTACGGTCGTCGTACTGCGGCAGACGGCAAGCTGGTCTGGAAGAAGCCGGCTGAAGAGCTGTTCAACCTGGTTCGCGCCGTGACCCAACCTTACCCGGGTGCTTTCTGCGCCGTGGGCGAGCACAAACTGATTGTCTGGAGCGCTGAAGTCGTCAAGGGCAACGAAGGTCTGGCACCAGGCCGTGTGATCAGCGTTGATCCGCTGCGTATCGCTTGCGGCGAAGACTCGCTGGTTGTCACTTCCGGCCAGCGTAACGAAAACGGTCTGTACCTGAGCGGCCCGCAACTGGCCAATGAGCTCGGTCTGGTCGACGGTTCCGTACTGCGTGGCGCTGAATCGGGCCGTGCCCCGCGTCGTACCCGCGTACTGATCCTCGGCGTCAACGGCTTCATCGGTAACCACCTGTCCGAGCGCCTGCTGCGTGACGACAAGTACGACGTCTATGGTCTGGACATCGGTTCCGACGCTATCGAGCGTCTGCGCAGCCATCCAAACTTCCACTTCGTCGAAGGCGATATCAGCATCCACTCCGAGTGGATCGAATATCACATCAAGAAGTGCGACGTGGTTCTGCCGCTGGTGGCCATCGCCACTCCAATCGAATACACCCGCAACCCACTGCGCGTATTCGAACTGGACTTCGAAGAGAACCTGAAACTGGTTCGCTACTGCGTGAAGTACAACAAGCGCGTGATCTTCCCGTCGACTTCCGAAGTCTACGGCATGTGCCAGGACAAGAACTTCGACGAAGACACCTCGAACCTGATCGTTGGTCCGATCAACAAGCA
Proteins encoded in this window:
- the arnA gene encoding bifunctional UDP-4-amino-4-deoxy-L-arabinose formyltransferase/UDP-glucuronic acid oxidase ArnA, translated to MSSKAVVFAYHDIGCAGIEALLNAGFEIAAVFTHADDPKENTFYGSVAQLCARKGIPVHAPEDVNHPLWIERIAKLNPDYLFSFYYRNLLGEQLLATARKGAFNLHGSLLPTYRGRAPANWVLVNGETETGVTLHRMVKRADAGAIIAQQRVAIERADTALTLHGKLREAASNLLRDTLPLLAQGKITETAQDESKASVYGRRTAADGKLVWKKPAEELFNLVRAVTQPYPGAFCAVGEHKLIVWSAEVVKGNEGLAPGRVISVDPLRIACGEDSLVVTSGQRNENGLYLSGPQLANELGLVDGSVLRGAESGRAPRRTRVLILGVNGFIGNHLSERLLRDDKYDVYGLDIGSDAIERLRSHPNFHFVEGDISIHSEWIEYHIKKCDVVLPLVAIATPIEYTRNPLRVFELDFEENLKLVRYCVKYNKRVIFPSTSEVYGMCQDKNFDEDTSNLIVGPINKQRWIYSVSKQLLDRVIWAYGAKGLNFTLFRPFNWMGPRLDRLDSARIGSSRAITQLILNLVEGTPIRLFDGGEQKRCFTDIADGIEALARIVDNENDSCNGQVINIGNPDNEASIRQLGEELLRQFEAHPLRANFPPFAGFRDVESKAFYGAGYQDVEHRKPSIENAKRLLNWEPTVEMSETIGNTLDFFLREAMLEIADKR